In Desulfosporosinus youngiae DSM 17734, the genomic stretch AGATTAAAACATAGTTTTATATATTGAAACTTATTCCAGATTGGAGGATCTACCCGTGTCAGAAAAATATGTGCAAACCCTCGAACGGTCGCTGGATGTTCTTGAAGTTCTGGCTCATGCTGAGGAACCGTTAGGGGTTACAGAAATTGGAAGTCGTGTTAGCCTGCACAAAAGTACAGTTCACCGAATTTTACAAACTTTGTGTCATCGAGGCTATGTGGAGAGAAAGTCCGATAGTGAGCGCTATCAATTGGGTATCAAAATTATTGAACTGGGAATTCGCTTCTTTAACGATTTGGAAATACGGAAAGTTGCGGCTCCTGCTCTAAGTGACTTAGTAAAGGTACTTGATGAAGTCGTCCACCTGGTGCTTCCTGACGACGGAGAAATTGTCTACATCGACAGAGCAGAAAGTTCTCAAGTGGTTAGTATGCATTCTAAAGTAGGACGCAGAGCTCCAATGCATTGTACAGCAGTAGGAAAAGCAATACTGTCAACCTTACCGGAAGAGGAGGTTCGGCATATTCTTGAGCTTAAAGGTATGACAAGATATACTCCTAACACCATTACAGACCCGGAAATCTTATTGACGGGCTTGGAAGAAATTCGATTCAGCAAGATTTCTGTTGAAAGGGAAGAAAATGAGATAGGAATCATATGTTTAGGAACCCCTATTTTTGACTATTCTGGGCGGGCGATTGGAGCGATCAGTGTTTCCGGACCAGCAAGCAGGATTGATGAAAAGGGAATTGAGTGGATTGGGGAAGAGCTGAAAAAGTCAGGAGAATTGATCTCGGCTAAACTAGGGTTTGGCTTTTACCAAAAGTAATAAAAGGGAGATAGGGTTTTTGTAAAAATGTGAGTAAAAACTAAAATTTTTGAAAAATTCTATTGACGATTGAGGCATATAGAGCAATAATATAGTCATAAGTAATTTGAAACAATGTTTTGATAAATGAAACAAATTGACAGTTTGAGGGAAAGGAGCGACAAATCAAGGTGTCAGGTCTATATTTGAAAGCTGTAAATGAAGGGGGAAGGATCAGTGGGAGTTTTAGCAGACGTATATGAAATGCTAAACACGTGTAACAAGTGTGGTGGCTGCCATACAGCTTGTAAGACCTATAAATTGACCGGGGAAGAGACAATGGTTGCACGCGGCAGAATCCAGCTCATCAAAGCTGTCGCCGATGGGAAATTAGAACCTAATCAAGAGTATGAAGATTCTATCATGAGTTGTTTGTTGTGTGGAGAATGTGCAGTCACTTGTCCAAACGGTGTACATGGCAATGAACTTGTCATGGCAGCGCGGCGAGATCTGAAACTAAGAAAAGGAATCAAGCCATTTGCTAAGTCCTTTGCTTTAAAAACCTTGGCAAGTCCGAAAAGGTTGGGTATGGGATTCCGTCTTTTCGGAGGAATGGGCAAAAGTGTCCTCAATAAACTTGACGGACTGGATTATTTTCGCGGTATTGATATTAAAAACTTCCCTACTGCCAAAAAGCCTTTTTTGGACCAGGTCCCGGAGAGGATTACGGTGCAGCAGCCGAAGCATAAAGTTGGGTTTTATGTGGGCTGTTTTCTCAATTACTCCTTAGACCAAACCGCTCATTCTGTGGTTAAGGTCTTAACGAAGAATGACTGTGAGGTTATTATTCCAAAAGATCAAGTGTGCTGCGGTCTTCCGCAATATTGCTATGGTGACTTCGAAACAGCGAAAGAAAACGCCCGCCAAACTATAAATACTTTTTTAGATAAGTATAAGGATGCCGAAGTTGTTCTCTCCGCATGCGCGTCCTGTGCCGCGATGCTTAAACATGATTATCTGAAGCTCTTTGCTGATGAGCCGTCCTATCTCCCCAAAGTTAAATTGTTCTGTGAAAAAGTGGTTGAGTTTTCCGAATATATGGACAAAATTGGTGTCGATCAGAGCAAACTTCACAATTCAAGTCCTCTAACAGTCACCTATCATGATCCTTGCCACATGGTTCGGGGTCTTAAGGTAACAAAGCAGCCCCGGCAATTGCTGCAAATGATTCCTCGGGTTGACTATAAGGAAATGTTTGAAGCTAACCGTTGTTGCGGGGCAGCCGGTTTAATACAAGCATTCTATCATGAGGTATCAACCGATATCACAGATCAGAAGACACAAAACATCAAGGATACCAATGCGGATTTGGTGGCTACAAGTTGCCCGGCTTGCATGTTGAGACTTCAAGGCGGCATAAATAAAGCCGGCCAAAAACAAAAGGTTATGCATGTTGCTGATTTAATGGCTAAAGCTTACGAAGACTAATTGAACGTAAGAATTACATTAACTTTATATAAGGTCTGACCATTACAACTCATCATGGTCTGGCCGAAAATTGAAAATTTCCCTTTGCGGAACATGCTGACCGCAAGTTCTAGTAAATGAGTGGAAGGGCGGGTAGTCATGAGTAACGTTAATATCAGTAAGTTAAAGGGGATTGTCGGTGATGCCAATGTCATCGACTCTCCTTCAGAAATGGCTAGATACCTAAAAGGAAAAGGTAAGCCTGCAGTTGTCGTCTTACCTGGGAAAACGTCTGAAGTTTCAAGTATCGTCAAATTGGCCAATGAACAGAATGTGAAATTAGCGGTAGGCGGGGCAGTCGTCGATACCCAGGGGATTACGGGTGGGATCGCGATGGTTATGTCCCGGATGAACCAGATTTTAGAAATGGATCAGCTAAACCTTGTGGCGGTCGTCGAACCGGGACTTCTTCATAAAGAATTTCTTCTTAAAGTTTCGGAAGCCGGATTAAACTTTCCTCCGGAGCCCTATGAAGTCGAAACCAGTTCGGTTGGCGGCTGCTTTGCGATTGGAGATTCCGATTCTAAATCCTTTGAATATGGCCCTACTCGGACGTTCCTTTTAGGATTTGAAATGGTTCTCCCGACAGGGGAAATCCTGGATATCGGCAATAAATGTATTAAGAACGTTTCTGGTTTAGATTTCATCCACTTCGCTGTCGGAAGCCAAGGAACATTTGGGATTTTCACCAAACTTCTGGTGAAGCTCTTACCTGCACCGGAGGCTAAAAAAGCAGTGATTGGAACTTTCCCATCTATGCATAAGGCGAATCAAACCTTCAATACTTTGATTAAGCGGAATGTGCAGCCGACCCGGATGAATCTCATCAATGCATCTCTGGCAAAAAATGCTAAACCCGGAACGGAAGGGCAACTTGTGATTATTGATTTGCAAGGATTTAAAGAGTCGGGTAAAAACATCGCTAATGAAGTTGCTGCAGTTCTTACCTTAGGCGGAGGTTCTGATGTAAAGATCATTGAGGACGAGGTTGAGTATGATCAAGTGATCAATGGCTGGCTTAAGGTCCGCGCCGACCTCAATGCTAAACCGGAGCGAACCGTGGAGTTTACAGTTGGCCCGATGAAAATGCCTCAAGCTCTGGCACAGCTCGAAGCGTTTACAGGAGATCTGGGGGCTTATCCTGGCGTAATTGTCGAAGGACTTCTCGGATATGTTTGTTTGGCTCTGCCAGAGGAAACCGATAAACTTGATTTAGCCAGAAAAGTGAATAAACTGGCCATGTCCCTGGGCGGGAACGTGAAGGGCCTCTTGGGTCATAAGCTCAAAGCTGAAGTTTACAATGATGCGGAAATGTGGAAGCAAACCACAGGTTTGCTCTGTGAACTGCGTCGACAATTTGATCCCAAAGGGATTCTCAACCCTGGGGTAAGTCTAGAGGCTTAAGAAGAAGGAGGTCTGAATATGTTAAGCCAAGCGGTTGTTAAGCGGTTGAAGGGAATTGTTGGGGAGAAAAACGTGGTTACAGATAAAGTTGGCCTGTTGACCTATGGTTATGACGGCACGTTATTATCTGGTCAAGCGTTAGGAGTCGTTTCTCCTCAAACAACGGAACAAGTCGTAGAAATCGTCAAATTGATGAACGAGCAAAATATTAAACTTGTCCCCCGGGGTGCTGGTACGAATGAGAGCGGTGGAACCATTCCTACTCAAGACTCTGTAGTGATTAGCTTTACTAAAATGACTAAAATTCATGAGATAGACACTGAAAACTTTGTAGCAGTCGTTGAACCTGGAGTGATCAATTTTGACCTTCAAGTTGAACTTGAAAAGAAAAAATTCTATTTTCCTCCCGACCCCTCCTCCTTTAAGGCCTCAACAATAGGAGGGAATGTTGGTGAATGCTCCGGTGGACCGAAATGCTTTAAATATGGGGTTACCCGAGATTATATCTTAGGTCTGGAAGTCGTTCTCCCGAATGGCAAAGTCATTCAAACGGGCGGGCGTAATTTCCAAAGTGAGCCGGGTTATGATTTGACTCGGATCATTGTTGGTGCGGAAGGAACTCTAGGATTGGTCACCAAAGTTTTCGTCCGTATCATACCGATGCCAAGAGCCAAGAAAACAATGCTGGCTATTTACGACAAAGTTGAAGATGCTTCTCAGACGGTTGCCGATATAGTTGCTGCCGGTATTATTCCGACGACTCTGGAATTGATGGATAATTTGCTTATCAATACGACTGAGGATTTTACTCATGCCGGGATTCCCCGTGACGCCGGAGCTGTTCTCATTATTGAGGTTGACGGATATCCGGAAGATATGGACGGGCAAGTTAAGACGATTGGTGACATAGCTAAAAAAATTGCCAAAGAATTTAAAGTTGCTCAAACCGCAGTTGAAGTGGATCAAATTTGGACGTCAAGGCGCAGTGCTTTCGGATCTGTTGCCCGCGTCAGACCATCCTATGGTGTTAATGACATTACGGTTCCGAGGAGTAATTTCCCAAAAGCGATTGGAGGAGTTCTTAAGGTAGCCAAGGATTTTGGTGTGACGATCGGAGTTGTGGCCCATGCCGGTGACGGAAATCTCCATCCGCTGATTCTTTTCGATCAACGGAATAAAGAGGAAACTGAAACCGTTCATGCTGCCGAGCAGGCGCTCTGTATGATGGCTCTTGATCTCAAGGGCACAATAAGTGGTGAGCACGGGATCGGACTCGTTAAGAAGGGGTATCTTCATTCCGAGTTTACACCCGTTGCTATGGAAGCCTTTAGAAAGATTAAGAGAAGCTTTGATCCGAGCAATCGCTTTAACCCAGGGAAGGTCATCGACCTATAAAGTAAGAAGAAAGACTTCAATTTGCAGATAGTAATTTTAGACCCAAAAAACCATGACGAAGCAGAACGAGTCTATACAGCAGAGAAATCTGTATGCGAGTTTGGGCTGGCTATCGATCTTTTGGTAGCGTGTGGATACAGCTCTAGTGCTTCTTACACTGGAGCTGTATCCTTACAGGCTTAATAAGAGTAGGTAGCTTCAAACAGCTATATTAAAAACGTGAATTTAATAGTTAAAGAAGCGGTAAACTAATATAAAGGAAGTCTTGGTGAGAAAGCTAAGAATCAACTTAAATTGTCGAAATTTTCAGTATACATAGATATTTACCCGTTGACTAACAATAAGTGGAGGTGAACTTATGGAAGACAGGGTCTTTAAACTTGATGATTTAGCACAGTTTGATGCAAACATACCCCAGAAAGTGATGGTTTATCAGACGGATAAAACCTTAGGTGCTATGTGGTGTTTAGAACCAGGCCAAGAAGTATTCCTTCATCAACACCCTAATGCCGACGATGTATGGATTTGCCTGGAGGGCGAGTCCGGGCTTTATTTTGCAGGAGAAGATCAAGAAGTAGAAATAAACAAAGGGATGGCAATCCTTGCTAAGGCGGGTCAAACACATGGCATGCGCAATACAGGGAAAGATCGGTTTATTTTCATTGGGATTGCTGGTCCGGTCCCTGTGGAGACAGTCAAGCTTTAAAAATGAAACTTAATTTCAAAATTACGAAAAATATTCAAATTATACTGTTGACTATTTAGCAAATAAGATGGATAATGGTCCTAAGGGAAAATGAAACTGGGTTTCACGATATAAAACAAATAATCGTCTCCCGGAAATTTTCCACTCCTCTTTGTAATTACTACTACTATGTGATAGGGAAGCAGCGTTTATAAGCCTCTCGAACTTGCAAGAATCTAAAGTGGAAGGGAGGGACGGTTCTCTTTTTACGATTTGGTACCGAAATTACTAGAGGGTTTATGTCTAGTACAATAACTGGTCTTCTCAGGGCGACCTAAAGTTGCAGAAAATTTCATTATGGAAGTGATAATGTATGGCAAAATTTCTAGAATTCCAAGGGAAAGAATGGCTTAGAAAATCAGGACTGCCGGTGCCACAAGGACGTGTAGCCTCTACTCCGGAAGAAGCCAAAAAGGTTGCAGAGGAGATTGGCAAGGCTGTTGCTGTAAAAGGACAGGTTCAAGCCGGGGGACGTGGTAAAGCGGGAATTGTGAAATTAGTTAATACTCCTGATGAGGCGGCAGCTGCTGCTGAAGAAATTCTTGCTAAAACCATCGGTGGAAATCCTATTAAACAGGTTCTTATTGAGGAAAAACTGGATATCAAAAAAGAGTATTATTGTTCCTTCGTAATCAATGGTGCCAGAGAAGCCCGTTCTCCAATGCTCATGTTTAGTGCCGAGGGCGGAATGGAGATTGAAAGCGTTCCTGAGGAATTACTATTCAAAGTCAATATTGATCCGATCAATGGTCTGCAAATATATGATGCGCTTGATGTCTGTGCCCGAGCTGGAATTCCCGCTCAAGATTTGAATAAGTTTGCAAGTTTCTTGTCAAAGCTTTCACAGGCTTACAAGAAATTAGATTGCCAAACGCTGGAGATAAATCCATTTGTAATGACGGGAAGCGGCAATTTAGTTTGCGCAGATTGCAAGATGGAAATTGACAATAGTTCGGTTGGACGTCATCCGGAGTTCGGTATCAAAATTGCCAGGGACCTGCCCGGCGCTCCTACAGAGTTAGACCTGATTGGCTGGAGTATTGAAGAGACTGATGCTCGCGGCACAGGCTTCCTCATGAATATGGGCTATGATGAGGTAAGCCCTGGTTATATTGGCTATCATCCCATTGGCGGCGGCTCAGCAATGATGGGGCTGGACGCTTTGAATCAAGTGGGCCTTAAGCCGGCAAACTATGCAGACACCAGTGGTAACCCAGTCGGATCAAAGATTTATCGTGTAGCCAAGAGTGTTCTATCTCAGCCAAATATCGATGGATATCTGCTCGGCGGTTTCATGATGGCCAATCAGGAACAGTGGCATCATGCTCACGCGATTGTTAAAGTACTCCAAGAAATTCTCCCAACTCAGAAACCGGGGCTGCCATGTGTTCTTCTGCTCTGTGGCAACAGGGAAGATGAATCACTGGAGATTCTCAGAACGGGTCTTGCGGATCTTATGACTCCTGATGGACCAGGCAAAAGAATCGAAATTTATGGTAAAGAGTATGTAACTGATACTAAATTCATTGGACAAAGACTCTTGGCTCTTAGTAAAGACTATCGAGCTGAGAAAGAATCTCAAGGAAAGTAGGGGAAACTTGTGCTGGAATTCGCAGAAAAAACTCTCACTGTCAAAATCGATACCAGCAAGTGTGATACATGTGAAACTAAGGCATGTGTCGACGCATGCAAAAAGTTTGCCAGAGGCTTGCTTGGGATTGATGACCAAGGCAGAGCTTCTGTCGCACACCGTGATGCGGAAGAGGTTTTGCGTCTCGGAACTGAATGTTTAGCATGTGAACTTGCTTGTAAGACCAAAGGCAACAATGCTATAACCATTGACATTCCTGTTAAAGGTTTGGATGAGTACCTTCTAAAGCGCCAATAGTCAAGGGCAAAGTTAGTATTATCGTCTGGATAGAACGAAGCAAAATGTTAAATGAGGGATGAAAATGGGCATTTTGATCAATAAGAGTACCAAGGTTATCGTCCAAGGGATCACAGGTCGGGAAGGGTCCGTTCGGACAAAATACATGAAAGAATACGGTACGAGAGTAATCGGAGGAACCAGCCCGGGAAAAGCAGGAGAACTGGTTCATGACATTCCTGTTTTTAACACCGTAAAGGAGATTGTCCGAGAACAAGGAGAAATCGATTTCAGTGTTATCTTTGTTCCGGGAAAAATCTTAAAAACAGCCGTTTACGAAGCAGTTGACGCGGGAGTTAAGAATATTATCCCTTGCGTTGAGGGCACTCCAATCCATGACATTATGGAAATGATAGCCTATGCAAAATCGAAAGGTTCAAGACTTCTGGGACCTGGGTCTATCGGAATAATTACGCCAGGTGAAGCTGTCGTAGGCTGGCTTGGGGGAAATAAAGAGTGGGCTAATAAATTCTTCCAAAGAGGTAATATTGGAGTTTTCTCTCGAAGTGGTGGTCAGTCGGGAACCATTCCCTGGTTGCTCAGAGAAGGCGGATTTGGGGTAAGTACCGTAATTCATACAGGGACAGAGCCGGTCTTAGGAACCTCGATGGCGGATTTACTGCCCTTATTTGAAGCGGACCCAGAGACAAAGGGTGTGGCAGTTTATGCTGAGATCGGCGGTACACAAGAAGAGGAGTGTGCTGAAGTTATTGCATCTGGTAAATTTACAAAGCCTTTTGTAATTTATGTAGCTGGTGCGTGGGCGCCTGCAGGTATGAGATTCTCCCATGCTTCTAATATCGTAGAACGTGGTCGTGGATCCGCTAAAAGTAAAATGGAAGCGGTTACAAAGGCTGGAGGGTTTGTTGCTGAGACTCCAACCGATATTCCATTAATCTTAAAAGAAAAAATTAAAGAGTAAGCTCACTAAGAATAGCTTTTCTAGGGTTACCTAGATTATATTTAAAAATTATTAGGGGGTAAAATAGTATGGCGATTATGAGATCTATTATGTATATTCCTGGAAACAATCCTAAAATGGTGGCAAAAGCTCCTGAGTTCCCGGCTGACATTATTACACTTGACCTTGAGGATTCTGTTCCACCGGCTGAAAAAGAAGCTGCTCGTAAAATTGTTGCCGAAAACCTCAAATATGCTGCCCAAGGTGGAGCACAAGTATTTGTACGTATTAATAACTGGGAAACAGAATTAACCAACGATGATTTAGAAGCTATTGTTCATGAAGGACTGCATGGAGTAACCTTAGCTAAAACAGGTTGTGCTGCAGACGTACAACGTCTGGATTGGAAACTTGAAGAACTTGAGCGTCGTCGTGGCTTAGAAGTAGGGTCAGTTAAGATCTCTATGCTTCTTGAAACTGCAAAGGGAATCATTAATGCAGCAGAGTGCTGCTTAGCAAGCAAACGTAATGTTAACGCTATTTTCGGTGCGGTAGACTATTGCCGTGATATGCGCGTTAAACTAACCAATGAAGGGGTAGAGCAGCAATACGGTCGTGCTCACGTGGCAGTTGCATGCCGTGCAGCTAGAATCATCGCTATTGATGCTCCTTTCGTAGACTTCAAGAATATTGAAGCTTTTGAAAGAAACGTAGCGGAAGGACGTCAAATGGGTTATGAAGGGCGTATGATCATTCACCCAGGACAAGTTGAGCCTTCCAATCGTATGTATTCTCCTGATCCTGCCGATGTTGAGTGGGCTACTGGCGTTGTGAAAGTGTTTGAAGAAGAGGGTATTGCTAAGGGTAAGGCCTCCGTTTCTTATAACGGCAAGATGGTGGATACCCCTGTTTATGAAAATGCTAAAGATATCTTAGCAGCTCAAGCTGAGATTGATGCTAAAAACGCTAAGTAAGACACTATTAACTGCACAATAATTGTTTGGTTACCTCTATAAATGAGGTGACCAAACAATTTCTTGCTTGTTTATTAAAATAGGTGTAGGATTTTCTTAGGTAAAAATTAGAAAAAGGGTTAAAAGGAGGAAGATGAACATGAGCCGTATTAAGGATCTTCGCGAAGAGGCCTTGGCATTTCATGCAGTGAAACCAGGTAAACTCGAAGTTAGGGTAACGTGTCCGGCACAAGACAGAGACGATTTGACTCTCGCTTATTCCCCCGGAGTCGCGGAACCTGTTAAGGAGATCGGCAAAGACATCGAAAACCTCGATATTTATACCAACCATGCCAACTTTGTCAGCATTGTTTCTAACGGTACGGCTATTCTTGGACTTGGCGATCTCGGGGCGGCTGCCTCCATGCCGGTTATGGAAGGTAAAGCTCTTCTCTTCAAAACCTTTGGAGATGTAGATGCCTTCCCGATCTGTGTCAATACTAAGGATGTTGACAAAATCATTGAGATCGTCGAATTAACGGCTCCTACGTTTGGCGGAGTTAATTTAGAGGATATTAAAGCTCCTGAATGCTTCCAAATCGAGGAAGGCCTCAAAAATCGCGGAATATTTAAAGGACCTATTTTCCATGATGACCAGCATGGAACGGCGGTTGTCACCTTGGCCGGACTTTATAATGCGCTTAAGGTTGTCGGCAAGAAAATCGAAGATGTCAAAGTTGTCGCAAATGGCGCAGGGGCCGCTGGAATCGCAATTATTAAACTCTTGATGAGCGTTGGTTTGAAAAATGTCATTATGTGTGACACAAAAGGAGCCATTTACGAAGGCCGGACAGTAGGTATGAATC encodes the following:
- a CDS encoding IclR family transcriptional regulator, producing the protein MSEKYVQTLERSLDVLEVLAHAEEPLGVTEIGSRVSLHKSTVHRILQTLCHRGYVERKSDSERYQLGIKIIELGIRFFNDLEIRKVAAPALSDLVKVLDEVVHLVLPDDGEIVYIDRAESSQVVSMHSKVGRRAPMHCTAVGKAILSTLPEEEVRHILELKGMTRYTPNTITDPEILLTGLEEIRFSKISVEREENEIGIICLGTPIFDYSGRAIGAISVSGPASRIDEKGIEWIGEELKKSGELISAKLGFGFYQK
- a CDS encoding (Fe-S)-binding protein; translation: MGVLADVYEMLNTCNKCGGCHTACKTYKLTGEETMVARGRIQLIKAVADGKLEPNQEYEDSIMSCLLCGECAVTCPNGVHGNELVMAARRDLKLRKGIKPFAKSFALKTLASPKRLGMGFRLFGGMGKSVLNKLDGLDYFRGIDIKNFPTAKKPFLDQVPERITVQQPKHKVGFYVGCFLNYSLDQTAHSVVKVLTKNDCEVIIPKDQVCCGLPQYCYGDFETAKENARQTINTFLDKYKDAEVVLSACASCAAMLKHDYLKLFADEPSYLPKVKLFCEKVVEFSEYMDKIGVDQSKLHNSSPLTVTYHDPCHMVRGLKVTKQPRQLLQMIPRVDYKEMFEANRCCGAAGLIQAFYHEVSTDITDQKTQNIKDTNADLVATSCPACMLRLQGGINKAGQKQKVMHVADLMAKAYED
- a CDS encoding FAD-binding oxidoreductase, which encodes MSNVNISKLKGIVGDANVIDSPSEMARYLKGKGKPAVVVLPGKTSEVSSIVKLANEQNVKLAVGGAVVDTQGITGGIAMVMSRMNQILEMDQLNLVAVVEPGLLHKEFLLKVSEAGLNFPPEPYEVETSSVGGCFAIGDSDSKSFEYGPTRTFLLGFEMVLPTGEILDIGNKCIKNVSGLDFIHFAVGSQGTFGIFTKLLVKLLPAPEAKKAVIGTFPSMHKANQTFNTLIKRNVQPTRMNLINASLAKNAKPGTEGQLVIIDLQGFKESGKNIANEVAAVLTLGGGSDVKIIEDEVEYDQVINGWLKVRADLNAKPERTVEFTVGPMKMPQALAQLEAFTGDLGAYPGVIVEGLLGYVCLALPEETDKLDLARKVNKLAMSLGGNVKGLLGHKLKAEVYNDAEMWKQTTGLLCELRRQFDPKGILNPGVSLEA
- a CDS encoding FAD-binding oxidoreductase yields the protein MLSQAVVKRLKGIVGEKNVVTDKVGLLTYGYDGTLLSGQALGVVSPQTTEQVVEIVKLMNEQNIKLVPRGAGTNESGGTIPTQDSVVISFTKMTKIHEIDTENFVAVVEPGVINFDLQVELEKKKFYFPPDPSSFKASTIGGNVGECSGGPKCFKYGVTRDYILGLEVVLPNGKVIQTGGRNFQSEPGYDLTRIIVGAEGTLGLVTKVFVRIIPMPRAKKTMLAIYDKVEDASQTVADIVAAGIIPTTLELMDNLLINTTEDFTHAGIPRDAGAVLIIEVDGYPEDMDGQVKTIGDIAKKIAKEFKVAQTAVEVDQIWTSRRSAFGSVARVRPSYGVNDITVPRSNFPKAIGGVLKVAKDFGVTIGVVAHAGDGNLHPLILFDQRNKEETETVHAAEQALCMMALDLKGTISGEHGIGLVKKGYLHSEFTPVAMEAFRKIKRSFDPSNRFNPGKVIDL
- a CDS encoding cupin domain-containing protein; translation: MEDRVFKLDDLAQFDANIPQKVMVYQTDKTLGAMWCLEPGQEVFLHQHPNADDVWICLEGESGLYFAGEDQEVEINKGMAILAKAGQTHGMRNTGKDRFIFIGIAGPVPVETVKL
- a CDS encoding ATP-grasp domain-containing protein, coding for MAKFLEFQGKEWLRKSGLPVPQGRVASTPEEAKKVAEEIGKAVAVKGQVQAGGRGKAGIVKLVNTPDEAAAAAEEILAKTIGGNPIKQVLIEEKLDIKKEYYCSFVINGAREARSPMLMFSAEGGMEIESVPEELLFKVNIDPINGLQIYDALDVCARAGIPAQDLNKFASFLSKLSQAYKKLDCQTLEINPFVMTGSGNLVCADCKMEIDNSSVGRHPEFGIKIARDLPGAPTELDLIGWSIEETDARGTGFLMNMGYDEVSPGYIGYHPIGGGSAMMGLDALNQVGLKPANYADTSGNPVGSKIYRVAKSVLSQPNIDGYLLGGFMMANQEQWHHAHAIVKVLQEILPTQKPGLPCVLLLCGNREDESLEILRTGLADLMTPDGPGKRIEIYGKEYVTDTKFIGQRLLALSKDYRAEKESQGK
- a CDS encoding succinate--CoA ligase subunit alpha — translated: MGILINKSTKVIVQGITGREGSVRTKYMKEYGTRVIGGTSPGKAGELVHDIPVFNTVKEIVREQGEIDFSVIFVPGKILKTAVYEAVDAGVKNIIPCVEGTPIHDIMEMIAYAKSKGSRLLGPGSIGIITPGEAVVGWLGGNKEWANKFFQRGNIGVFSRSGGQSGTIPWLLREGGFGVSTVIHTGTEPVLGTSMADLLPLFEADPETKGVAVYAEIGGTQEEECAEVIASGKFTKPFVIYVAGAWAPAGMRFSHASNIVERGRGSAKSKMEAVTKAGGFVAETPTDIPLILKEKIKE
- a CDS encoding HpcH/HpaI aldolase/citrate lyase family protein — its product is MAIMRSIMYIPGNNPKMVAKAPEFPADIITLDLEDSVPPAEKEAARKIVAENLKYAAQGGAQVFVRINNWETELTNDDLEAIVHEGLHGVTLAKTGCAADVQRLDWKLEELERRRGLEVGSVKISMLLETAKGIINAAECCLASKRNVNAIFGAVDYCRDMRVKLTNEGVEQQYGRAHVAVACRAARIIAIDAPFVDFKNIEAFERNVAEGRQMGYEGRMIIHPGQVEPSNRMYSPDPADVEWATGVVKVFEEEGIAKGKASVSYNGKMVDTPVYENAKDILAAQAEIDAKNAK
- a CDS encoding NAD(P)-dependent malic enzyme, giving the protein MSRIKDLREEALAFHAVKPGKLEVRVTCPAQDRDDLTLAYSPGVAEPVKEIGKDIENLDIYTNHANFVSIVSNGTAILGLGDLGAAASMPVMEGKALLFKTFGDVDAFPICVNTKDVDKIIEIVELTAPTFGGVNLEDIKAPECFQIEEGLKNRGIFKGPIFHDDQHGTAVVTLAGLYNALKVVGKKIEDVKVVANGAGAAGIAIIKLLMSVGLKNVIMCDTKGAIYEGRTVGMNPWKEQIAAATNPDKYSGDLTGALVGADVFIGVSAADVLNEDMIKSMAKDPICFCQANPIPEIWPIERAIEAGAAVISTGRSDVINQINNVLAFPGMFRGAIDVRATDINDAMKIAAAKAIADCVSAEELNASFIMPSTLNPEVAPAVAAATARAAIESGIARNPIDPASVAENLKKRLANQYK